ACCCGttaaatataattttcaaaattattataaAAGAAGTATAAGGTTCGAATTTTAACagcaatatattaaaattataatttttaaaatataatgataaaaataacaTGATATATTGTAAAATTATTATAATAGGGATATAAGGTTCGAATgccaataataatatattaaattataCTTGCAATATATAATTAATGATAAAAATAACCTGTATCGGTTATAATATTATATATCACCTAACTCTTTTTCAGTTATTTTAATTGAACGAAACTGTTCATTTATTCCTTGCTCGCAAATAAATGAATGTGTAAGATATTGTGTATTTTTTTTACAGAAAATTCAGGTAAGGAATCGCTAATACAAACATCCTATAAGTAGCCCCTGCAATTTCAACTCCCACCATCAAACATTTTATTCTCTTTACATTTATCTTTCGAACTCACTACAGAAATGATAACTAGTGCAACATTGGGCTGTATTTTTTTGACACTTTGCTTGGCTTTCTCCACGCATTTAACATCAGCAGGTGTATCATCTTACAATGTGCAAACGTTGGGAGCCAAAGCTGATGGCATCACAGAAGCCACAGACTACTTTCTCAATGCTTGGAGTTTAGCTTGTGCTTCCAATAATTCAGCGCAAGTGTACGTGCCCCCTGGAAAATACTTGATGAGTAGTGCTGTAGTCTTTAGCGGCCGCAATTGTAAAAGGACTATGGTAATGCGCATTGATGGCACTATCGTAGCTCCCGCTGATTACAATCTTATTGCCCACTCTGAAATCTGGTTAAAGTTTGACAATGTTAATGGGCTCTATATTTCTGGCGGAACCTTAGACGCTCAAGGTGCAGCACTCTGGGCTTGCAAAGCCTCGGGGAAAAGCTGTCCCACAGGGGCAGCGGTATGTTACTTTAAAAATTTATCATATGTTTATACACATGCACACACACAAACAAATTGGCATTGTTGGTTATGTCACTGCTACGATATCCTATATTGCAGAGCATAGGGTTCTACAGCTCAACAGATATTGTTGTGAGTGGATTGATGTCAATGAATAGTCAAATGTTTCATATGATCGTCTATAAATGCAACAATACCAAGCTACAAGGAATCAAGATCTCAGCAGCTGCTGATAGCCCAAACACCGACGGCATTCATGTACAATTGTCAACAGGAGTCAGCATATTGAGCTCTCAAATTGGTACCGGAGATGATTGTATCTCAATTGGACCTGGAACTACTAACACATGGATTGAAAGCGTTTCCTGCGGCCCTGGTCACGGCATTAGGTATGTTGTATTTAATATTTCTTCATAGCACCCGTTAGCTGAATATAGGCCAAGTCCCAAAGATGAATATTTTATCCACATAGATGTACATGGTTATTAGTCTATCATTATAGTTTTAATATTTTAATGTAAATGGGAGACTATTGTTGTCACAACAGCATTGGAAGTCTTGGTTGGGATTTGCAAGAACCTGGAGTCCAGAATCTGACAGTTAAAACAGTTACCCTCCGAAATACAGAAAATGGTGTCAGAATTAAGACATGGGCAAGGTCTAGCACAGGGTTTGTTAGGAATGTCCTCTTTCAACACATTGTTATGGGAAATGTCAAAAATCCTATCCTAATTGATCAAGACTACGGTCCTGGCATCCAAAATTGCCCCAACCAGGTAAGACTTTGTTTAAAACTTGCAATATTTATGGTTCACTACAAAATATTTGGGATGTAAAATTCTAACTTGATCAAataacacattattttctttcaTGTAAATCTAATTGTAGGTTTCGGGTGTAAAAATTAGCAATGTTATATATCAAGATATTCACGGAACGTCAGCAACACCAGTTGCATTGAGATTGCAGTGTAGCAAGAGTTATCCTTGCAGTGGAATTAGACTTCAAGATGTAAATCTAACATATAGCAATCAGCCAGCGGCAGCATCATGCTCTAATGCTGCAGGAAAAGCATCTGGAGTTATGAGTCCTACAAGCTGTTTATAGGAAAAATCGGAAAGTAGACTATTTTGTACAGAAAAGAAAGAGGGAAATATTTACAGAATCAATCATGATCTAGATCCATTAAGATAGGAATATTTTAAACTAGCATGTAATTCTAGATATCAAACAACATGACACGGTTTAAGCTATTTTTTTAGAATTTGTTTTTTGAATTACTGCATATCTGCTGGTTTTTTTAGCGGATAAGTAAATCGTTGTCAGGAGTATGAATGTTAGTGTTTTTAGTAATGAACTCAGAAACGCTTTTCTAAAAATAGATCCACAGTTGTCAAACACCTAAATTTTCTTAAGATTTTTCCCTGATAAACAGGAGAGTGGATGTTTGTGCTTTCGAGAGACACATGCTGGGTATCTTCTAGTTTAATTACTTTTATGATAACATAATTTTCTAGAAGTTTTAAAGTTGTGTTTTAACAATAAGCAGCAGAAGGATGTGAGGCTTCCATGTTCAaccaaatcaaaccaaacatACCTGGTATATCCCGCTTAACGCATAGTCTGGGGCGGGTAAAATGTATGCAGCCTTCCCCTCATTCCGAAGAATGAAGAGGCTGTTTCCCGAAAAACCCCCGGCTTGTGTGTGCGTGTTAAAATACGTAAAAAGTTAAAAGGATGGTATAACATATACGCAAAAATAAATACTCACTTCAAACCAACAAAAAATTTGATCACTTAAATTGAAAAGAGTCGAACAAACCTTAGCCCATGGTATAATTCACATGAGACTTAACTAATAATTTGTTTGTTGTTACTGGGTCGCCAGCAAGTTTCAACCAGTGGGCCAGCAAGTTTCAACCAGTGGGGTAAGAAGTTTGAAAATCCATTTTGAAATGTGTAATGATGAATAAGTTCGTATACATGTATGACCAGTAAATACAAAAAGTAACCGCTCCAGAGAAAGTTATTTCTTCCTTGATCTTGATCTTGTCATAAGTAGTGCAACAAAAGTTGAAGATGATGATGGCGGTTACGTGAATCGCGCGCGTCAGAGAGTTTCCCCATATTTTCAATTTACAGTAGAATCACAGAAATCAAAAGCCCCAAATAAAAAGGGGCTTCCATGTTCAACCAGTTAAGAAAAGGTAGAGTAGGactaatttttttttcttaactACATACACAGCTAGATTAATTACATATAAAATCTACATGAGTACGGACAACGCAACCTGTCCTGTTTAATATCCAACCTCAGGAATCAAAAGTTGTTAAGGTTCTTGCAAACGTCCAATGTTCACATCCTGGTCTTGGTCTATCTGTAAGTTCTTGGGCTCGGATCTGCATATTAATTACCTTTTGTCTCAACTAGGGGTGAGCAGAAAACCTCAAAAACCGCCCGCACCGCACCAATCCGCACCGCAAAATATGGTTTTTAATTTTCGTGGTGCAgttgcggtttgaatttttaGTAAACCGCGCGGTGCGGTGCGGGTTGTGGTTTTAAATTTATGAAATGCGGTTCAAGCCGCaccgcaatatttaatatatatatatataatacttatATTTCATGATTCCATTTATTAAGTCTGATTCCATTTAACATACTATGAGTGTTTGCTCAGTGATCATTTTGTTTCTGCAAGAGCAATTGTTGAGTAGTGATCATCATATTTGTGTTTTTTCAAAAATAATGAGACACATGGTACAAAGCCACCTATTTAATAGTGAACTCATTTAATTGTCGAGCCAAGCTTCTACGTTAAATTTTATAGTGTGAAATTTATAATTTGTATTATTGAAGAATATTGGCGACTTTCTTATATTATTTggaaatttaattaaatttaagttttgtatttatttaaaattttcaaacCTGTAATGTATAAACCGCAGTGAACCGCACCACACCGCACCGTATTTTGTGGTGTGGTTTATGCGGTTTTTGAGGGTACGCGGTGTGGTTGCGGTTTGGAGATTTGATCAAACCGCATGTGCGGTTTGGTTTGCGGTTGGAGAAAAAAACCACACCGCCCGCACCGCGCTCACCCCTAGTCTCAACTCTGTTTCCTTTTCTCTTTACATTTTTTTAGTCTTGACTTATATCTGTCAATTGGTACACAAAATTTAACCTTACCCTCTATATGCCCCTTGATAACTCTGatggcggggctgctccttcgacgtcGTGCCTGGATCTTTCGCTGCCGTGGGGGTGTAGCTGGCATGGTattcctacaaaacaacaccggaaagGGGGTTTGgatcccgcggcgcctccggtgtgagagtaagaactcgcttttggggaagtTGAAGATAAATAGGAATGAagggtggctgtgtgtgtatatgagtgcaAAAAAGTGATTAACCCCGAAACCTTACCTttttgggctatttatagcccaaagATAGGGTattggggttggtacctttgaatcgtagccattggttctAGGAGCGGAGGGCACCTGGCTGGAGTGAATGCTTTACACGTGGCAGCATGGGATTGGCTGAGGAATATtttgaggatcctctgacacgtgccctgattattcccatgattgatgggTGACAGTTGTCCCTATCATGTGCTTAGGAAAATatctcacgtgctgggatttcCCAAAATTGGGCTTGCGGAATTAGGCTAGTTAGGACTAGTAGTATGCGGGACAGGACTGAGTTAGGAGTCCGAGCCTAGTTCTTGCAGGAGCTAcat
This genomic interval from Apium graveolens cultivar Ventura chromosome 8, ASM990537v1, whole genome shotgun sequence contains the following:
- the LOC141680112 gene encoding polygalacturonase-like translates to MITRCSYMILFSDYILNVMLYVLFPSSSAGVSSYNVQTLGAKADGITEATDYFLNAWSLACASNNSAQVYVPPGKYLMSSAVVFSGRNCKRTMVMRIDGTIVAPADYNLIAHSEIWLKFDNVNGLYISGGTLDAQGAALWACKASGKSCPTGAASIGFYSSTDIVVSGLMSMNSQMFHMIVYKCNNTKLQGIKISAAADSPNTDGIHVQLSTGVSILSSQIGTGDDCISIGPGTTNTWIESVSCGPGHGISIGSLGWDLQEPGVQNLTVKTVTLRNTENGVRIKTWARSSTGFVRNVLFQHIVMGNVKNPILIDQDYGPGIQNCPNQVSGVKISNVIYQDIHGTSATPVALRLQCSKSYPCSGIRLQDVNLTYSNQPAAASCSNAAGKASGVMSPTSCL